The following are encoded in a window of Streptomyces griseiscabiei genomic DNA:
- a CDS encoding SCO3242 family prenyltransferase: protein MKDRTDLPGSGSRPAVGLSDLAQLVRAPAALSVPGDVLAGAAATGHPPGTRIFGVMGSSVCLYWAGMALNDYADATIDAVERPERPVPSGRVPRRTALAVAGALTAGGLALAAVSGGRRSLLGALPLAGAVWAYDLRLKSTPAGPAAMASARALDVLAGALAAGRGQDRTGTGTALLRGAVPAALVGAHTYTLTALSRHEISGAPARLPAATLAASTATALAAALPAVRTAADWRAARRTGHAGVTTAARSGPAAGVPRAGAARAAVVTAGALAYLGSYGTAQARAVREPSGENVRRAVGAGILGLMPLQAALTARGGATAAAAALGVLHPLARRLARRISPT from the coding sequence ATGAAAGATCGGACGGACTTACCGGGCTCCGGCTCGCGGCCTGCCGTGGGCCTCTCCGACCTGGCGCAACTCGTGCGGGCACCAGCCGCGTTGAGCGTCCCCGGCGATGTGCTCGCCGGTGCCGCCGCGACCGGACATCCACCGGGGACGCGGATTTTCGGTGTGATGGGCTCGTCCGTCTGCCTCTACTGGGCGGGCATGGCCCTCAACGACTACGCCGACGCCACGATCGACGCGGTCGAGCGTCCCGAACGCCCCGTCCCGTCGGGCCGGGTGCCACGCCGTACCGCCCTCGCCGTCGCGGGCGCCCTGACCGCCGGGGGCCTCGCGCTCGCCGCCGTCTCCGGGGGCCGCCGCAGCCTCCTGGGAGCGCTTCCGCTGGCCGGTGCCGTCTGGGCGTACGACCTCAGGCTCAAGTCCACCCCGGCCGGTCCTGCCGCCATGGCCTCCGCGCGGGCCTTGGACGTCCTCGCGGGCGCGCTCGCCGCCGGACGCGGACAGGACCGTACGGGCACCGGGACCGCCCTGCTGCGCGGCGCCGTGCCCGCCGCGCTGGTCGGCGCCCACACCTACACGCTGACCGCGCTCAGCCGCCACGAGATCTCGGGCGCCCCCGCCCGGCTGCCGGCCGCGACCCTCGCCGCCTCCACCGCCACCGCCCTCGCCGCGGCCCTCCCCGCCGTCCGCACCGCCGCCGACTGGCGCGCGGCGCGCCGCACGGGGCACGCGGGGGTCACCACGGCGGCGCGGTCCGGTCCCGCCGCCGGTGTCCCACGGGCGGGCGCCGCCCGTGCCGCCGTCGTCACCGCCGGGGCCCTCGCCTACCTCGGCAGCTACGGCACGGCCCAGGCCCGAGCCGTACGGGAGCCGTCGGGCGAGAACGTACGGCGGGCCGTCGGCGCCGGAATCCTCGGGCTGATGCCCCTGCAGGCGGCCCTCACCGCACGCGGCGGCGCCACGGCCGCGGCGGCGGCCCTCGGCGTCCTGCACCCTCTCGCGCGACGGCTGGCCCGGCGCATATCCCCCACCTGA
- a CDS encoding sugar phosphate isomerase/epimerase family protein, translating into MTPPPAPLRFGYGTNGFTNHRLGDVLAVLADLGYDGVALTLDHGHLDPYADDLPRRVAAVARDLARHGLDVTVETGAPYLLDPWGKHLPTLMTDGAERRIDLLRRAVRVAADLGSPTVHLCSGPAPDGGLPERDAWKRLAAGVETVLETAGEYGVSLAFEPEPYMFVDTVERCLELAEMVGGHELFGITLDVGHAHCVEDRTVLECVRLAAPRLLNVQIEDMRRGVHQHLELGTGEIDFPPVLTALRDLDHRGLVSVEIQGGSLDAPEVARRSLDFLRAATA; encoded by the coding sequence ATGACCCCACCCCCCGCACCCCTCAGATTCGGCTACGGCACCAACGGCTTCACCAACCACCGGCTCGGCGACGTCCTCGCGGTCCTCGCCGACCTCGGCTACGACGGTGTCGCGCTCACCCTCGACCACGGCCACCTCGACCCGTACGCGGACGACCTGCCCCGGCGGGTGGCGGCGGTCGCCCGGGACCTGGCCCGGCACGGGCTCGACGTGACGGTCGAGACCGGCGCGCCCTACCTCCTCGACCCCTGGGGCAAGCACCTGCCGACGCTGATGACGGACGGGGCCGAGCGCCGGATCGACCTGCTGCGGCGGGCCGTACGCGTCGCCGCCGACCTCGGCTCGCCCACCGTCCATCTGTGCAGCGGCCCCGCGCCGGACGGCGGACTGCCGGAGCGCGACGCGTGGAAACGGCTGGCGGCGGGTGTCGAGACCGTCCTGGAGACGGCGGGGGAGTACGGGGTGTCGCTGGCCTTCGAACCCGAGCCGTACATGTTCGTCGACACCGTGGAACGGTGCCTGGAGCTGGCCGAGATGGTCGGCGGACACGAACTGTTCGGGATCACCCTCGACGTGGGGCACGCGCACTGCGTGGAGGACCGGACCGTGCTGGAATGCGTCCGCCTCGCCGCCCCACGCCTGCTCAACGTGCAGATCGAGGACATGCGGCGCGGTGTCCACCAGCACCTCGAACTCGGCACCGGCGAGATCGACTTCCCGCCCGTGCTCACCGCCCTGCGCGACCTCGACCACCGCGGACTGGTCTCCGTGGAGATCCAGGGCGGCTCGCTCGACGCCCCCGAAGTGGCCCGCCGCTCACTGGACTTCCTCCGCGCGGCGACGGCCTGA
- a CDS encoding EboA domain-containing protein, with protein MVSTGIPPSATAGHSDPRGPLSRHPLDPAARAWLDQAVARIADRPAAVRTLFPAARRRCGRARLDAWWTVDEAARAVLLAALPLGGQPLADELAGLFRHGDPAEQRAVLRALPLLADARGGDTSGEPLGDLALPLVREALRGNDGSVVAAALGPYGAARLPDAEYRQAVLKCVFQEIPLDRIAGLATRADTELARMLADFAHERVAAGRDVPADIWPVVRPFPAAAHLAGRLGAETRAATPDRRAAAGRALTALRRAEAPA; from the coding sequence ATGGTCTCCACCGGAATCCCGCCCTCCGCGACGGCCGGCCACTCCGACCCGCGCGGCCCGCTCTCCCGCCACCCGCTCGACCCGGCGGCCCGCGCCTGGCTCGACCAGGCCGTGGCCCGGATCGCCGACCGGCCCGCAGCCGTACGCACCCTGTTCCCCGCCGCCCGAAGACGCTGCGGCCGGGCCCGGCTGGACGCGTGGTGGACCGTCGACGAGGCGGCCCGCGCCGTCCTCCTCGCCGCGCTGCCGCTGGGCGGGCAGCCGCTCGCCGACGAGCTGGCGGGCCTCTTCCGCCACGGCGACCCGGCCGAACAACGAGCCGTCCTGCGCGCCCTGCCGCTGCTCGCCGACGCGCGGGGCGGCGACACCTCCGGGGAACCCCTCGGCGACCTCGCCCTGCCCCTCGTCCGCGAAGCCCTGCGCGGCAACGACGGCAGTGTCGTCGCAGCCGCCCTCGGACCGTACGGCGCCGCCCGGCTCCCGGACGCCGAGTACCGGCAGGCCGTCCTGAAGTGCGTCTTCCAGGAGATCCCGCTGGACCGGATCGCCGGGCTCGCCACCCGCGCCGACACCGAACTGGCCCGTATGCTGGCCGACTTCGCGCACGAGCGGGTCGCCGCCGGACGGGACGTACCGGCGGACATCTGGCCCGTCGTCCGGCCCTTCCCCGCCGCCGCACACCTCGCCGGCAGACTCGGCGCCGAGACCCGCGCCGCCACCCCCGACCGCCGGGCCGCCGCCGGGCGCGCCCTGACAGCACTCCGGCGAGCCGAGGCCCCCGCGTAG
- a CDS encoding TatD family hydrolase translates to MRIFDPHIHMTSRTTDDYEAMHAAGVRAVVEPAFWLGQPRSSPESFYDYFDALLGWEPYRAAQFGIQHFCTIALNPKEANDPRCRPVLDELPRYLAKDRVVAVGEIGYDSMTPEEDEALALQLRLAIEHELPALVHTPHRDKAAGTRRTLDVVRESGIAPELVVLDHLNELTVGMVLDSGCWAGFSVYPRTKMSEDRMVTILRDHGTERVLVNSAADWGRSDPLKTRKTADAMLAGGFDDDAVDRVLWRNPVAFYGQSGRLDLDEPKPDEESSFQGNSVRRGGE, encoded by the coding sequence GTGCGTATCTTCGATCCCCACATCCATATGACCTCCCGCACCACCGACGACTACGAGGCGATGCACGCGGCCGGGGTGCGCGCCGTCGTCGAGCCGGCCTTCTGGCTCGGCCAGCCCCGCTCCTCGCCCGAGAGCTTCTACGACTACTTCGACGCGCTGCTCGGCTGGGAGCCGTACCGGGCGGCCCAGTTCGGCATCCAGCACTTCTGCACGATCGCCCTCAACCCCAAGGAGGCCAACGACCCGCGCTGCCGTCCCGTCCTGGACGAACTGCCCCGCTATCTGGCCAAGGACCGGGTCGTCGCGGTCGGCGAGATCGGCTACGACTCCATGACACCGGAGGAGGACGAGGCGCTCGCGCTCCAGCTCCGGCTGGCGATCGAGCACGAGCTGCCCGCCCTCGTGCACACCCCGCACCGTGACAAGGCCGCCGGCACCCGCCGGACCCTGGACGTCGTACGGGAGTCGGGCATCGCCCCCGAACTCGTCGTCCTCGACCATCTCAACGAGCTGACCGTCGGCATGGTCCTCGACAGCGGCTGCTGGGCCGGGTTCTCCGTCTACCCGAGGACCAAGATGAGCGAGGACCGCATGGTGACCATCCTCCGCGACCACGGCACGGAACGCGTCCTCGTCAACTCGGCCGCCGACTGGGGCCGTTCGGACCCGCTCAAGACCCGGAAGACCGCCGACGCCATGCTGGCCGGCGGCTTCGACGACGACGCCGTGGACCGGGTGCTGTGGCGCAACCCCGTGGCCTTCTACGGGCAGAGCGGCCGGCTGGACCTCGACGAACCCAAACCGGACGAGGAGTCGAGCTTCCAGGGCAACTCCGTCCGCCGCGGCGGGGAATGA
- the eboE gene encoding metabolite traffic protein EboE, with protein MRLRHPDGTTVHLGYCSNVHQAEDIDGVLAQLATHAEPVRERLGVDRLGIGLWLARDVVTQLVGETGELKRLKDELAARGLETVTLNAFPYAGFHREVVKKDVYLPDWADEARLSHTLDCARVLAALLPDDAERGSVSTLPLAWRTPWPADRADTARRALDRLTAGLATIESETGRRVRVGFEPEPGCVVETTAQAVRELRGLDPDRLGVCLDACHLAVQFEEPGAALRRLAEAGLPVVKLQASCAIEATDPSDPAARTALRRLAEPRFLHQTRTAARPEAPDVHGVDDLPDALDGGLPTDTGPWRVHFHAPLHADPEPPLRTTADQLGHVLAGLLGGASADCDHIEVETYTWSVLPQPPTDLPGGIAAELAWARDRLTGLGLGIEEDHQ; from the coding sequence ATGCGCCTCCGGCACCCGGACGGCACCACCGTCCACCTCGGCTACTGCAGCAACGTCCACCAGGCGGAGGACATCGACGGCGTCCTCGCCCAACTCGCCACCCACGCCGAACCGGTGCGCGAGCGCCTCGGCGTCGACCGGCTGGGCATCGGGCTGTGGCTCGCCCGCGATGTGGTCACCCAACTGGTCGGCGAGACAGGCGAGTTGAAGCGTCTCAAGGACGAACTCGCCGCGCGGGGCCTGGAGACCGTCACCCTCAACGCCTTCCCGTACGCCGGATTCCACCGCGAGGTGGTCAAGAAGGACGTCTACCTCCCCGACTGGGCCGACGAGGCCCGCCTGAGCCACACCCTCGACTGCGCCCGTGTCCTCGCCGCCCTCCTCCCGGACGACGCCGAACGCGGCAGCGTCTCCACCCTGCCGCTGGCCTGGCGCACCCCCTGGCCGGCGGACCGCGCCGACACCGCCCGCCGCGCCCTGGACCGGCTCACCGCCGGGCTCGCCACGATCGAGTCGGAGACCGGCCGCCGGGTCCGCGTCGGCTTCGAACCAGAGCCCGGCTGTGTCGTCGAGACCACCGCCCAGGCCGTACGGGAGCTGCGCGGCCTCGACCCCGACCGGCTCGGCGTCTGCCTCGACGCCTGCCACCTGGCCGTACAGTTCGAGGAACCCGGCGCGGCCCTGCGCCGCCTGGCCGAGGCCGGGCTGCCCGTCGTCAAGCTCCAGGCGTCCTGCGCGATCGAGGCCACCGACCCGTCCGACCCCGCCGCCCGCACCGCGCTGCGGCGCCTCGCGGAGCCACGGTTCCTGCATCAGACGCGTACGGCAGCCCGGCCGGAGGCACCGGACGTCCACGGCGTCGACGACCTGCCCGACGCGCTGGACGGGGGCCTGCCCACCGACACCGGCCCCTGGCGCGTGCATTTCCACGCCCCGCTGCACGCCGACCCCGAACCGCCGCTGCGCACCACCGCCGACCAGCTGGGCCACGTCCTGGCCGGACTGCTCGGCGGGGCCTCGGCCGACTGCGACCACATCGAGGTCGAGACCTACACCTGGTCCGTCCTCCCCCAACCACCCACCGACCTGCCCGGCGGCATCGCCGCCGAACTCGCCTGGGCCCGCGACCGGTTGACCGGCCTCGGCCTCGGCATCGAGGAGGACCACCAGTGA
- a CDS encoding alkaline phosphatase family protein — protein sequence MPAVAALGERGFRARLDPVLPAVTCAVQSTFLTGEPPSGHGVVGNGWYFRDLGEVLLWRQHNALVGGEKIWETARRSDPDYKVANICWWYAMGADVDLTVTPRPVYYSDGRKEPDCYTWPPTLHDELTDRLGPFPLFTYWGPNAGMPSTQWILGAARQVFDEHDPDLTLVYIPQLDYEPQRSGPDSPATMQAARQLDDALRPLIDHFLSAGATVVALSEYGITPVSRPVDVNRALRRAGLLEVHTQDGMEYLDPWTSRAFAVADHQIAHVYVRDPADTAEVAKLLAELDGVEQVLDTEGKAAHGLDHERSGELVAVADPDAWFTYYYWLDDDRAPDFARQVEIHRKPGYDPAELLYDETVPAVKLRAIGQVARKKLGLRYRISTVPLDPAGVSGSHGRLPADPDDGPVLLCSTGEPAREAYAATEIKELLLTLAGLTTADRPRTGPRTGTDHHREEAQR from the coding sequence ATGCCCGCCGTGGCCGCCCTCGGCGAGCGCGGCTTCCGGGCCCGGCTCGACCCCGTGCTGCCCGCCGTGACCTGCGCGGTCCAGTCCACCTTCCTCACCGGCGAACCCCCGTCCGGGCACGGCGTGGTGGGCAACGGCTGGTACTTCCGGGACCTGGGCGAGGTGCTGCTGTGGCGCCAGCACAACGCGCTCGTCGGCGGCGAGAAGATCTGGGAGACCGCCCGCAGATCCGACCCCGACTACAAGGTCGCCAACATCTGCTGGTGGTACGCGATGGGCGCGGACGTCGACCTCACCGTCACCCCCCGCCCCGTCTACTACTCCGACGGCCGCAAGGAACCCGACTGCTACACCTGGCCGCCCACCCTGCACGACGAACTCACCGACCGCCTCGGCCCGTTCCCCCTGTTCACCTACTGGGGACCCAACGCCGGAATGCCCTCCACCCAGTGGATCCTCGGTGCCGCCCGCCAGGTCTTCGACGAGCACGACCCCGACCTCACCCTCGTCTACATCCCCCAACTCGACTACGAGCCCCAGCGATCCGGCCCCGACTCGCCCGCCACGATGCAGGCCGCCCGCCAACTCGACGACGCACTACGCCCGTTGATCGACCACTTCCTGAGCGCGGGCGCCACCGTCGTCGCGCTCAGCGAGTACGGCATCACCCCCGTCTCCCGCCCCGTCGACGTCAACCGGGCCCTGCGCCGTGCCGGACTGCTCGAAGTCCACACCCAGGACGGCATGGAGTACCTCGACCCCTGGACCTCCCGCGCCTTCGCCGTCGCCGACCACCAGATCGCCCACGTCTATGTGCGCGACCCGGCCGACACGGCGGAGGTCGCCAAGCTCCTGGCCGAACTCGACGGCGTGGAACAGGTGTTGGACACCGAAGGGAAGGCGGCCCACGGCCTGGACCACGAACGCTCCGGCGAACTCGTCGCGGTCGCCGACCCCGACGCCTGGTTCACGTACTACTACTGGCTCGACGACGACCGCGCCCCCGACTTCGCCCGCCAGGTCGAGATCCACCGCAAGCCCGGCTACGACCCCGCGGAACTGCTCTACGACGAGACCGTCCCCGCGGTGAAGCTCCGCGCGATCGGCCAGGTCGCCCGTAAGAAGCTGGGCCTGCGCTACCGCATCAGCACCGTCCCGCTCGACCCGGCCGGCGTCAGCGGCAGCCACGGCCGTCTCCCCGCCGACCCCGACGACGGCCCCGTACTGCTCTGCTCCACCGGCGAACCCGCCCGGGAGGCGTACGCCGCCACGGAGATCAAGGAGCTGCTGCTGACGCTGGCGGGACTGACCACCGCCGACCGACCGCGCACCGGCCCCCGCACCGGCACCGACCACCACCGGGAAGAAGCACAGCGATGA
- a CDS encoding cytochrome P450: MSTYPPLPTERPLLDPAPEYAKWQAEEPIRRVTVWADNSPWLITRHDHARTVLADPRFSADSTRAGFPGLRPQAPPRGPGQFFAMDPPDHTRLRRMLIPDFTFRRVEALRPALVRICEDLLDTMTADGAREADLVTAYALPQPALVICRLLGVPYEDHGFFHRQAQAFTSFDTGEVDVLSARRALYGYLGELLAARTREPADDLLSRLAVERVATGEATVEEAIGVAFVLLLAGFETTANMFPLAVVALLRHPEQLALLRAEPELWPGAIEELLRWLTVSHWGLRRLATEDVEVGGVRIRAGEGVVVALQTANRDASVFPGAEDLDVRRDATGHLAFGHGPHQCVGQSLARLELQIGLPALFDRLPHLRLTAPPEELALPMGAIHGVRSLPVGW; the protein is encoded by the coding sequence ATGAGCACGTACCCCCCACTGCCCACCGAACGCCCCCTGCTCGACCCCGCCCCCGAGTACGCCAAGTGGCAGGCCGAGGAGCCGATCCGGCGGGTGACGGTCTGGGCGGACAACAGCCCCTGGTTGATCACCCGCCACGACCACGCCCGGACCGTCCTGGCCGACCCGCGCTTCAGCGCCGACTCCACCCGGGCGGGCTTCCCCGGTCTGCGCCCGCAGGCGCCTCCGCGCGGCCCCGGCCAGTTCTTCGCCATGGACCCGCCGGACCACACCCGGCTGCGGCGCATGCTCATCCCGGACTTCACCTTCCGCCGTGTCGAGGCGCTGCGCCCCGCCCTGGTCCGGATCTGCGAAGACCTGCTCGACACGATGACGGCCGACGGCGCCCGGGAGGCGGACCTCGTCACCGCGTACGCCCTGCCGCAGCCCGCCCTCGTCATCTGCCGGCTGCTCGGAGTGCCGTACGAGGACCACGGCTTCTTCCACCGGCAGGCCCAGGCGTTCACCAGTTTCGACACCGGCGAGGTCGACGTGCTGAGCGCCCGCCGGGCCCTGTACGGCTACCTCGGCGAACTCCTCGCGGCCCGGACCCGTGAACCGGCCGACGACCTGCTCTCCCGGCTGGCCGTCGAACGGGTGGCGACGGGCGAGGCCACCGTCGAGGAGGCGATCGGCGTGGCCTTCGTCCTGCTGCTCGCGGGATTCGAGACCACCGCCAACATGTTCCCGCTGGCGGTCGTCGCCCTGCTGCGCCACCCGGAACAGCTGGCCCTCCTGCGCGCCGAGCCGGAGCTGTGGCCCGGGGCGATCGAGGAACTGCTGCGCTGGCTGACCGTCTCCCACTGGGGCCTGCGGCGCCTCGCGACGGAGGACGTCGAGGTCGGCGGCGTCCGTATCCGCGCCGGGGAGGGGGTCGTGGTGGCGCTCCAGACCGCGAACCGGGACGCCTCCGTCTTCCCCGGCGCCGAGGACCTCGACGTGCGCCGCGACGCGACCGGCCATCTGGCCTTCGGCCACGGACCGCACCAGTGCGTCGGCCAGTCCCTCGCCCGCCTGGAACTCCAGATCGGCCTGCCCGCCCTCTTCGACCGGCTGCCGCACCTGCGCCTGACCGCACCGCCGGAGGAACTGGCGCTGCCGATGGGCGCGATCCATGGAGTGCGGTCGCTGCCGGTGGGCTGGTAG
- a CDS encoding O-acetyl-ADP-ribose deacetylase — translation MTTITLVRGDITQQSVDAIVNAANSSLLGGGGVDGAIHRRGGPAILADCRKLRAAHYGRGLPTGQAVATTAGDLDARWVIHTVGPVHSRSLDRSALLVSCYRESLRVADELGARTVAFPAVSAGVYGWPMDDAARIAVGTVRATETSVEEVRFVLFDDEAYATFAEQVGGEPR, via the coding sequence ATGACCACCATCACCCTCGTCCGGGGCGACATCACCCAGCAGTCCGTCGACGCCATCGTGAACGCCGCGAACTCCTCCCTCCTCGGCGGGGGAGGAGTGGACGGCGCGATCCACCGGCGCGGCGGCCCCGCCATCCTGGCGGACTGCCGCAAGCTCCGCGCCGCGCACTACGGCAGGGGCCTGCCCACCGGCCAGGCCGTCGCCACCACGGCGGGCGACCTGGACGCGCGCTGGGTCATCCACACGGTGGGCCCCGTCCACAGCCGCAGCCTCGACCGCTCCGCCCTCCTCGTCTCCTGCTACCGCGAATCCCTGCGCGTCGCCGACGAGTTGGGCGCCCGCACGGTCGCCTTCCCCGCCGTCTCCGCCGGCGTCTACGGCTGGCCGATGGACGACGCCGCCCGGATCGCCGTCGGGACCGTCCGGGCGACGGAGACCTCGGTCGAGGAGGTCAGATTCGTCCTCTTCGACGACGAGGCCTACGCGACGTTCGCCGAACAGGTCGGCGGAGAGCCCCGCTGA
- a CDS encoding ArsR/SmtB family transcription factor, which produces MGHGAVTAPQDATQEAAPRVRLDAANVAKVATTLQALSTPSRLLILARLREGPLPATELAAEVGMEQSACSHQLRLLRNLGLVVGERQGRSVVYALHDHHVAELLDQAVYHVEHLRLGLSDAPDGD; this is translated from the coding sequence ATGGGTCATGGAGCCGTCACCGCACCGCAGGACGCCACGCAGGAGGCCGCCCCCCGGGTGCGCCTGGACGCGGCGAACGTCGCCAAGGTGGCCACCACCCTCCAGGCCCTCTCCACGCCGTCCCGGCTGCTGATCCTGGCCCGGCTCCGCGAAGGCCCGCTGCCGGCGACCGAGTTGGCCGCGGAGGTCGGGATGGAGCAGTCCGCCTGCTCCCACCAGCTGCGTCTGCTGCGCAACCTCGGCCTGGTCGTGGGCGAGCGACAGGGCCGTTCGGTGGTGTACGCGCTGCACGACCACCATGTCGCCGAGCTGCTGGACCAGGCCGTCTACCACGTCGAGCACCTGAGGCTGGGGCTCAGCGACGCGCCGGACGGGGACTGA